A genomic segment from Pseudomonas sessilinigenes encodes:
- a CDS encoding DUF2300 domain-containing protein — MLRRWTWLCLCLLPGLATAQDEPLHLAWKTAPDSELVSLSRTQVVAREPLSPELQAPLGSIWKLFVYAWLVDTGAQEPAYACQGKSRDEVYCCSAGGSIARDQALVRSCGLYFEPARLQLSAGQWRDYWQARQAPDWLQDLDRLQPQTRVPVAQLLQVLAQLPAQDTARRVLLDVVLNAGDGSVVGALGGRLRVKTWSWLAEHDPQSRQGGFAGWLVDGTPLWVGGRGTSQRVLKDYAQALDQVLPDNPPVDKDRCVQVSLFSRYPLKSVSRNGQPVGPGALQGDYRVVFANGNQLDIHSAGELFLQQEGLAQRLVARLDREEYVARVLQREASSEPREAAKALAVAIRTYLLQNAERSGECLSIDDSSSRQRVAPRPATTEARAVAAWTDGLVLAGTQVTYHSDLQAPDKLSWQQAVEQAGAGQRYDAILLHAYPRASLSRWDNPVASCEPLPAAQDWLMKQRRRWRQPLEQEVGYNEISQFAVCRLGFGRPYVDRERQRIYVRGVLSLQDRLDLTHEYLHLAFEAHPNGQDETYIEGLARHLLLE; from the coding sequence ATGCTGCGACGTTGGACCTGGCTGTGTTTGTGTTTGCTTCCTGGGCTGGCGACGGCCCAGGACGAGCCTCTGCACCTGGCCTGGAAAACCGCTCCGGACAGTGAGCTGGTGAGTCTTTCCAGGACCCAGGTTGTGGCGCGTGAGCCCCTGTCGCCAGAACTGCAGGCGCCCCTGGGCAGCATCTGGAAACTCTTCGTTTATGCCTGGCTGGTGGACACCGGCGCCCAGGAGCCGGCGTACGCCTGCCAGGGCAAGTCCAGGGACGAGGTGTACTGTTGCTCGGCAGGCGGCAGCATTGCCCGGGATCAGGCATTGGTACGTTCCTGCGGCCTGTACTTCGAGCCTGCGCGCCTGCAGCTGTCGGCTGGGCAATGGCGCGATTACTGGCAGGCACGACAGGCCCCCGACTGGCTGCAAGACCTGGACCGACTGCAACCCCAAACCCGGGTGCCCGTTGCGCAACTGCTGCAGGTGCTTGCCCAACTACCGGCCCAGGACACCGCTCGCCGGGTACTGCTGGATGTGGTGCTCAACGCCGGTGACGGCAGTGTGGTGGGCGCCCTCGGCGGGCGGTTGCGGGTCAAGACCTGGAGCTGGCTGGCGGAGCATGATCCGCAGTCGCGCCAAGGCGGCTTTGCCGGCTGGCTGGTGGACGGTACACCGCTGTGGGTCGGCGGACGTGGCACCAGCCAGCGGGTGTTGAAGGACTACGCGCAGGCCTTGGACCAGGTGCTGCCGGACAATCCGCCTGTGGACAAGGATCGTTGCGTGCAAGTCAGCCTGTTCTCCCGTTACCCGCTGAAAAGCGTCAGCCGCAATGGCCAGCCGGTCGGGCCCGGTGCCCTGCAAGGGGATTACCGGGTGGTGTTTGCCAACGGCAACCAGTTGGATATCCACAGCGCCGGCGAGCTGTTCCTGCAACAGGAGGGCTTGGCGCAACGGTTGGTGGCGCGCCTGGACCGTGAAGAGTACGTAGCCCGGGTATTGCAGCGCGAAGCCAGCAGCGAGCCACGGGAAGCGGCCAAGGCCCTGGCGGTGGCGATCCGTACCTACCTGCTGCAGAACGCCGAGCGCAGTGGCGAATGCCTGAGCATCGACGACAGCAGCAGCCGCCAGCGGGTCGCCCCGCGTCCGGCGACCACCGAGGCCCGGGCGGTTGCCGCCTGGACCGATGGGCTGGTGCTGGCGGGGACCCAGGTCACCTATCACTCGGACTTGCAGGCACCGGACAAGCTGTCCTGGCAGCAGGCCGTGGAGCAGGCCGGCGCTGGCCAACGCTACGACGCCATCCTGTTGCATGCCTACCCACGTGCCAGCCTCAGTCGCTGGGACAACCCGGTGGCGTCCTGCGAGCCCTTGCCAGCGGCCCAGGACTGGTTGATGAAGCAGCGGCGGCGCTGGCGCCAACCGCTGGAGCAAGAGGTGGGCTACAACGAAATCAGCCAGTTCGCGGTTTGTCGCCTGGGCTTCGGTCGGCCCTATGTGGACCGCGAACGGCAACGGATCTACGTGCGTGGCGTGCTGTCGCTGCAGGACCGCCTCGACCTGACCCATGAATACCTGCACCTGGCCTTTGAAGCCCATCCCAATGGCCAGGATGAAACCTACATCGAAGGGCTTGCCCGCCATCTTTTATTGGAATAG
- a CDS encoding YfaP family protein, which yields MKFPATPVLLFLCGMFSLPAALADSGIQLDTPKGGWRTRADDGEQYRQSVNYPASSVNTPQGQADTARIRGQIKGSPKASQPGKLIINGISMPLKVDEDGGFDRPYSFPNGSNSVEVRSPDGQQRKRVQFLNTGGGTTPPKLRVLLSWDSDNTDLDLHLVTPDGAHIWYGDRVAPNGAALDVDVTTGYGPEIFSMPAPLKGQYLVYVNYYGGGYRSDDDGDGGQDNAVQPLTSAQVTVITEEGTANEKSESFIVPMRAPGELTLVRSFSYP from the coding sequence ATGAAATTTCCTGCTACCCCTGTGCTCCTGTTCCTTTGTGGAATGTTCAGCCTGCCCGCGGCCCTGGCCGACAGCGGCATCCAGCTCGACACCCCCAAAGGCGGGTGGCGCACCCGCGCCGACGACGGCGAGCAGTATCGCCAGAGCGTCAATTATCCGGCCTCGTCGGTGAACACCCCGCAAGGCCAGGCCGATACCGCGCGTATCCGTGGCCAGATCAAGGGTTCGCCCAAGGCTTCGCAGCCGGGCAAGCTCATCATCAATGGCATCAGCATGCCGCTCAAGGTCGACGAGGATGGCGGTTTCGACCGACCCTATTCGTTTCCCAACGGTAGCAATAGCGTCGAAGTACGCAGCCCCGATGGCCAGCAGCGCAAGCGCGTGCAGTTCCTCAATACCGGTGGTGGCACCACGCCGCCCAAGCTGCGGGTGCTGTTGTCCTGGGACAGCGACAACACTGACCTGGACCTGCACTTGGTGACTCCGGATGGTGCGCATATCTGGTACGGCGACCGAGTGGCTCCCAATGGCGCGGCGCTGGACGTGGACGTGACCACCGGCTATGGCCCGGAGATCTTCTCCATGCCTGCACCGCTCAAGGGCCAGTACCTGGTGTATGTGAACTACTACGGTGGCGGTTATCGCTCGGACGACGACGGGGATGGCGGCCAGGATAACGCCGTGCAGCCCCTGACCAGCGCCCAGGTGACGGTGATCACCGAGGAGGGGACGGCGAATGAGAAGAGTGAATCGTTCATCGTGCCGATGCGTGCCCCAGGGGAACTGACCCTGGTACGCAGCTTCAGCTATCCGTGA